The region TCGACATCGATTGAACCTGGCACCAATGGACCAAAGATAAAGCGAAACTTGCCTGAAGACTCGTTTGGTTATCATCCCTGTGATAAGCCGAGTCAAATCTCGCCCGACATTTCGTCTTTGGAGAAAAGAGCGAAACAGGTATAAACGCCCGACCGTTTCCTTACCCAAGTGCTAGCAAACCGGCCCCGTTGTTGCCCTATGCTATTGATCGATCGATATCTGCTGTTTCAGTTCCTCAAGTCGTTTCTGATTTTCTTTGTCAGTTTCACAGGGCTGTTCATTGTCATCGACTCGTTCAACAACTTGGACGAATTCCTGAAATACGGGGACCAAACCGGTAGCACGTTTGGGGTTCTGTGGGATTACTACAGCCCTCGAGTCTTTACGTTCTTCGGGATGACGAGTGGGATTTTGACGCTCATCTCGGCGATGTTTACCGTCACGTGGATTCAGCGTCACAACGAAATGACGGCGCTGATGGCAGCTGGGATTTCTCAGGCTCGAATCGTTCGCCCGGTCATTATCGCCGTGATCGTGATTGCCGTTTTAGGGGTATTGAACCGCGAATTGCTTATCCCGAAATACATGGATCGGCTTACGCGAAACGCCCAAGACTGGATGGGCGATTCGAAGAAGACCTTCCAGCCGAAGTTTGATAACCGCACGGGAGTGCTGCTCAACGGAGCATCGACCGTTGCCGCAGATAGCCGGATTGAGGGCCCGAACTTTCGACTCGATAAGTCGTACGAAGGGATTGGCAATCAGATCAATGGCGAGAACGCTTTTTATCAGGCGGCCACCGATCAGCACCCCAGCGGCTTTTTGATCGACAACGTGACCAAGCCAGAATCGACTGCCGGGCTAAGTTCGATTGATTTCGAGGGAACTCCCTATGTGCTGATGCCAGACGATCATGACTGGCTCAAACCGAATCAATGCTTTCTTGTCACTGAATTGACGTTTGAGCAGCTTACCGCGAGCAGCCAATGGCGCGACTACGCTTCGACTTACAGTTTGGTCTCGACGCTGAGTAACCGAAGTCTCGACGTGGGGGCGGATGTGCGTGTTGAGATTCACAGCCGAATCGTTCAGCCCTTTTTGGACATCACGTTGCTGTTTCTCGGGTTGCCGATTGTGCTACGAAAAGAGAATCGCAACATCTTCATCGCAATTGGCTACTGCCTACTATTGGTGATGTGCTTTTACGCGGTTACGTTGGCCTGTAAGGCAATGGGAGGAATCACATGGATTCGCCCCACCTCGTTAGCGGCCTTCTTACCGCTGATTATCTTCGTCCCGATCGCGACTGCCATGTCAGCGCCGCTTCGCGATTGAAGCGGCACCATATGCTGCCTGGGCATTAGAACTTGAAGTTCTTGATGCCCCCTTTCACGTCGTTGCGATAGAACCGATCCAGATTGCGCCGCTGTTCCTGTTGGATCATGCCGTTGCCGGATTGAATGCCCTTGAGCAGTTCCTGTCGAGCATCCATTTGGTTCATGCCACCGCCACCCATGCCGCCACGAGATTGTGGTTCACGTTGCTTACGACGGTTTAGTTCTTCAGGCGTCAGAGCCAAGTCGGTCGCGCCACGGAAGAAAGCATACTCCCCCTTTTTCGCTTCGGCGATGACGGTCGTTCGACCACGGATTCCATCGCCGATGAAGATGCCACGTAGATCGGTTTCTCCCGAGACGAAATCGGAGTTACTTGTTCCGATTACCTTTACATGGACGTCATCGACGTAGGTGTCTTTCGTCTTGTTTTTGACCGTCACGCGAACACGACCGGAGACGTGATCTTCGTTGACGTCCAAGCGAAGCGGACTGATCAGCACGAGGCCGCTTGCGTGAAGATTGTCGGCACGAGCAACAATGAGATATGCACCTTCTTCTTCGAGCGGAAGTGGTATGTCGCGTTCTTTGTCTTGATAGTCCTTGCCGTCACCAAGCTCGATGGTCGTTTCGTGCAGCGGCTGAATCCCGGCCAAGTTGATGGTCGTGATTTTCTGCAAGTTCCGCTGTAAGAGACCAAACTTCATTAAGTCGATGCGATAAACTTTCACTTCGCACGCTTTGACGTTGCGATAGTCGAGTTTCAGCTTCACGTCTTCTTCAGGCAGGAAGCTGGTGACCTCTTCGACCGAGATCGCCTCGCGAGTGAAGTAGTCGATTGCCTGAGCTGCGTCGACGAAACGGTCTTTCACTTGCGAGTAGTTGTCGATTGCTTTCGCGGCCTGATTCAATGAGTGGTAAATCTGACCCATGATGTAAATAGCTCGCCAGCGATTCTGCGCAGCAACGCTGTTTGTGTTTCGCTGCGAGGCATCCACGCTTTCGGCGACTTTGTCCGACATCTTGAGGGCCTCTTCCGGCTGGCTGAGGGCGAAGTGGCAGAACGCGGTGAGATACCAGAAACTGCTCAAGTGGTCGCTCTTTGGATAACGCCGCGTGTACTTCTCGCTCAGCTTGATCGTCTGTTCATACTGCTCCAGTTCGGTCATCCCGGAAGCCAACGTGAATGCCGCTTCGTCCGCCGAAGGATCCTCTGGATGCGTCGTCAGGAACTGTTCGAGCATCTGCAGAGATTTCTTCAGGAAGTGGACTTTGGTCAGCTTCAAGTTCTTGCCTTCGCGAGACGCTGCCGCTTGGGCCGCATTGCCGTAGACATCAGTTGCCAACGCATACTCCGCAATTGCCGCGTACGGTTCCTGAGGGGAATTCTTCAGTAGATCTTCCATCACTTGAATACTGCGAATCGCTTCCCCTTGATCGACAAGGAATCCCGCGACTTGGCTTTCCACCATGAAGTTGGCTTCGACGGTGGCTCGGAAAACGAGATAGCTGCGCTCATATTCGCCGAGCTCGTTGTAGGCGTCGCCGACTTTCAACAGTTTGGCAAACGGGATCTTTTCGTCAGGGAACTTTTCGATCAACAGCTCGAAGAACTTAATGGCTTCGGCTGCATGATCAGCTTGCAGATGAATATCGAACAGCATCTTGGTTGTCTCGCGGAAGGGACCGTTGTCGAGCGACCAATTACTGAATAGTTCGGTCAGATGTGACTCGGCTTCCGCGATGTCTCCCTTGTCGAACTTGCGGCGTCCCAATTCGTAAAGCTCTTGAGGCGTCAAGCGATACTCGTCGCCACTGGCTTGCCCGGTCGGTAACACGTTCAGCGATTTGGCGGCTCCGACGGCAAGGCTTTCCGGTTGATAGATGTCCTGGGCCAATGTCGGAGCGGTATAGTAATCGCCTGGCTGAATGCCAACGAGTTCGTACGTCAAGTAACGCGAGCTGCGGCTTGGGCCGAGATAGAATAACAGATAGCCAGGGTGGATTTCGTAGCGTTCAAAACTACCACTGATCGAACTTGGATCGACCGTCGTACCGGCAGGAATTGGCTCGGTGACGACCAGGTACTCCATCTGTTGCTCTTCTTCATCATTACGCACATTGCTGCGATAGATATTGACGCGAACCGTTCCGCGATCTCCTCCCGGAAGTTGAGTCAGTTCGTTGCGGAACGATTGATAGCTGCCACTGACAACGCCAAATCCACGCGGGATTTCTTCGCCATCGAAACGAAGCGGAGCGGGGTCGTAATAGCGACGGACGTACCAACGGGAAGTGTTCGATTTTAACTTATCGAGCGGCACGTCGGCGGCAAGTTCACAGCGATAGGTGAAATCGCCACGTCCTGTCAGTTGAAAGCGAACCGTTTCCTGCTTCTCACGTTTCAGCAAGTCAGCAGGAATCTCGACCGTTTGCGTGATGCTCTTAGCGTCGATATTGAGAGTCTTCACTTCTTGGTCGTTTACCAAAATGGTCAGCTTATATTCGTCGGCTGCCATGGCTTTGCCAGCCGTCCAGCCACACACAGCCATCATCGCAGGGCCAGTCGCTTTGTCGGGATGCCAACGATGGCCTTGGCGAGCCTTCAGCACTTGCGTGGCGACCTTCGTCATTTCTGGCGACTTCGGCTGGGTAGCCAAAACGCACAATGCATAAAGGGCCTGAGCTTCCACGGTCGAACTGTTCCAGCCCGAAACGCCGGCCTGGCCGATTTTGGTTTTGGCGAGATCGGCAAGTTCACGAGCCGTGTCGTCGCGGCTCATCTCGGCAAACACGAGCGCCAAATAGGCACATCCCGATGCGGTTAACGATTGTCGATTGCGATGAAGCTGGTTGGCCAAAGAGAAGTCACCTGAGCCAGCCACTGTCAAAGCGTGCAACAAGGTTGCCTTGCTGTCGTAGTCGCCGACGGGAAGCTTGGGAATTTCATTCTTCAATGCGTAGACCGACTTCTGAATCAAGTCGTCGTCGACTCGATGGCCTGCCTTGCGAGCGGCGGCAAGTGCCCACAATGCTCGTGCGGTGGAATAGCGGTTAGTCCCCTTTTGGGCACCACTCCAGCTGAACCCGCCGTCGTCGTTTTGCATCACAATCAGTGAAGCGATCGCGGAGTCCACTTTCGACTTAACGGTTTCCAGGGAAGGGCCACCTTGATCGGGGCTTTGCTTCAACAAGCCTTCCAGTGCTAAGCCGGTCAGGATGTCGCTCGTCAATGTATCGATCGGAGTCGCCGCGATCGTGCCACAGCGATAGAGCGGCATCGCTGGGGGATCGAGCACGCTCAGCAGGTCAGCACGAACGTTCGGTCCGATGACGACTTGAAGCGAAGGATTCTCCCACGGCATGCCTTCCGGATAGTTGACGACCGCGGTCATATCGCTCGACGCTTGCCCTGAAGAAGATCGAACCACGCGATACGTCCGTTGACGCACTGGGACCGACCGTCGCTGGACATCGACCATATCTCCGGCTTGCACCTCAAGACGGAATTCGGCAACCGATTGCTTGGTGTTTTTGACCGACTCCGGATCGATCTCAAGCGGGATTAAAATGTCTTGCTCGCTGCCGTCATCAAAAGTAAGCGTCTTGTTCTGGGTGACTTTCTTGTCGCCCACTTCAATCTCTAAAGCCAGTTTGACTTCGCCTGGCTTGCCATCGGTTTTAAAGACGCGAACGGGAACTTGAATCTTGTCGCCACTTTGCAGAGCCATGGGCAACTTGATATCGGCGAACAGCGACTTGGTGACCGTTAGTTCCGCTTCCGTTTCACCGGCCAATGTCTCGACGGTGATTCCTTTGCCCAGCATCTTCCATGTTGTCGAGTTGGGCGGCAGGGTGATATCGACTGAAGCGATACCGTTTTGATTGGTCACCAGGCTCGGAACCCAGAATGCTGTCTCTTGCGGAGGCAGGCCTGGCAGCAGCAAATCACCATTCTTTTCGGCTTCATTTACCAAAGCCAACAAGCTTTTGTTTTGAGCAATCGCCGCATCTTTTACCTCAATGGCTCGGTTGGAATAGCCCCCGTTGGCATCGAGCACTTGAATCCCCAGGTTCGCATTCCCTTTGGAATCGAAGTACCAATTGCGTTCCGAAAGCGTCGAGAGATCTTCCCACTGCGTATCTTTGCCACCCCACATCAAGTCACGTTTCTTCGATTGATCGAAGTCGTACGAAAAACGTTGGCCAGCCAATTGCGACGGTTTCTCAGCCCTCAAGCCATCGACCATTTGGGGTGCTGCGAGTTGACTTTGCGGGCGCGAAGCTGACGCATTAGGCTGATTGCCGGGGCTTCTACCGAATGCTCCGCCACTACCGCCGAAGCCTCCACCTCCACCGCCAAAACCACCTCCGCCTCCGCCGCCGAAGCCGCCCATGCCTGCCGGACGACCGTATGAATCGTCGCCCTGGGCATACTGAGCACTCGGGGTGGGAGCGAATGGATCGGAGCCACCGCTGCCCGATTGATTTCCTCCGAATGGATCGCTGCTATTCCCTGCCTGGTTGCCACCAAACGGATCCGCGTCTGCGGCGTTGTCGAACGCACGCATCTGCTCGCGACTAAAGTCGTTCAGCTCGAGACGGATTTCCTCGGCTGCTTCGATTCGTTCTGCTTCGGCGAGAAGTTGCTCGTCGATTTGCTCTGTGCTCGGCTGATAGTGGAAATCGATGCTCGAACTTGCACGCATGGCGAACACCCGAGGGTTGCCTTGCCAGAAGTCACTTGGCTTCGTCCAATGCGGTGGAAATTGATCGAGCAAGCTCTTCTCGACGAGCGCCAAGCTCACTTCGGCTGGCAGTGGATTCCCCAAGGCATCCGTGGTTTTCAGCTGCGCGTTCACCGTGTCGCCTGGTCGGGCATTCTCTGGCAATGTCAACTCGATACGTAAATCGCGTTCGACCTGAAATACACTTTCAGCTGTATGAAATCGAAGTGGCTCCTCTTTCCCGTCGACAATGTCTTTTTGCGGGACGTCGGTCATTGCCGAAATTGCCAACTGGAAGTTCGGGGCCAGGAATGTGTCGACATCAAACTTCAACGCATTCTTCCCATCCTTCAATTCCACCAAGCGGTAGTCGAGAATCTTCGAGCCCTCGAACGTCACTAACGCCAGCGTTGGTTTGCCGCGCCAGTGCACATCGATGGACGCCTTTTGGCCTGATTTCAGCGAGTGACTGTCTGCCAAAATATGAAGTCGGATGCGATCGTTCTCGTCCGAGATCTTGACCGTCGTCTGGGCAGAAACGTCATGCTTGAATCGGTCGACGCCGGTGAATCGCAGGATGTACTGTCCTCCTTTTTCCAACGCGAGCGTCTGTCGGGCTTCTCCATTCTCGTTCGACTTCAGTTCGTGCTTCGAGACCAGCACTTCCTGAGCCTGACCTGGTTCATCGTTGGAAAGTCGCATCACCGAAAGGGTCAAGTCGGTCTCCAACGGTTCCCCTTCCAGGTCTTTAACCATGGCAGTAACGTCGAACGATTCGCCATGGATGTAGGTGTCGCGCACGACCGAAGCGGTCATCGAAAAACCAACGGCCGAAATGAAGACACTCTTTCCGGTCGAGGCGTTTTCGCTCGGCATGCGAGCGTGGATTTTGATCGCCTTCGAGTCGCGCAGATCGCGCGTTGGCAGTTCAAACTCGACTTGGCCTTGGTTGTTGGTTTGCGCGTCGATTTGTTTGCCGTCCAGGAAGTACTGGAGGTTTCGCTTGATAACAGGATCGCCGTGATAATACTTCGCGGTGATCGTTCCTTTCACGACTTCGCCGCGATAGTAAACGTCTTCTTCCGTTTCAATCTCCAGAAAGATTCGCGGTAGCTGAAATTCCGCGACGGTGAAATTACCTTGGTAGGTTTCAGACTTATTGCTGGCCGAACGCATGAGGACTTGATACGAGCCGACCGCAGCTTCGGCGGGAAGCAGCAAGTGCCCGCCGGCAGAGCCGAAGTCGGAAAGTTTGACTTCGCGATAAAGTAAGGATCGACCGCGTGGATCGAGTACTTCCAACTGATACGTTTGTCCGGCCGGAGTGACATAGCGGTCGTCTTTGACGTGGCGAATAATACCGCGGACATGTACCAATTGCCCTGGACGATACGCAGGTCGATCGGTGTAAAGATACCCACGACGCTGTAGGCCTCTGGCCATTTGAAGCCCGCTGAGGCTCACAACGTTCGCTGCCGAATGACCGTCGACGACCCCCAGCACGCGGATATCGCCGGACCCATGCAACTCGTCACGCTGAGCACGGTAGACACCATCTTCTCCGGTCGCGGCTTCGGCGAAAACTTCGCTTCCGTTGGACATCAAAAGACGAACGTCCGCCCAAGGCTTGCCGGTTTTCATATTCTGGGCGTAGACAAACACTTCGTCTCGCGAGCTTTTGACGATCATGTCGAGATCGCTTTGTAGGACGATCGTCGTCGCTTCCTTCTTTTCACCGGTTACCGTTACCGCAACAACGCCTGCTTCGGCAAGCTTTTCGTCTTCGCCATGGAGCGCGGGGATAGGGATCTCGACGGAGTGCGTTTCAAGTCGGTATTTCTCATACTTCGGAACCTCGAAGGTGAAGCTTTCTGCGGGATCGATCAGAGCGATGTCGAGGCTTTCGATGCCGCCGGTCGTTTGCATCTTGCGAAAGTACGTTTCCAAATCGATAGGGTAGATCTGAACTTGAACCGATTCGAGGTTTCGCGTTTTCAGTTGAATGGAAGGCTTCTGGTTTGACCGAAACTTTCGCAGCGTGGCGACTTCTAGTTGTTCGCCGGACAACTGCGTGATCCGCTGGTGAGCCTGCGACGCAAACGGCGTGTTGGCCAGTTCTTTATATAGTTCCATTGCATCGGCCAACTGGTCGAGCTTTTGCTCAGTGGTCAGCGCGATGTGATACTTGGCCTGGGCAGCGATATGCGAACCTGGAAACTTGCTGGCAAGCTGCTGCCAGGATGCGATGGCCTCTTGCCATTTCTCTTCCTGATGGAGGCTTTCGCCAATGCGGAATTGGATCTGCTGCGAGCGGGAATCGATGGGGTATTTAACGAGGAACTCTTGCCAAAGTTTGCGTGCTTCGTCGTAGTTTTTCTCGCTGTAGGCGTACTCCGCTTTTTGGTACTGCGTGTTGATGATTCGCTGCTGGGCTTCGCTCCACTTCGAGTGGGTCGGGTGCTTGGAGAGGTAATCGCTCCAAGCGGCGATTGCTTCGTCAAACTTGTTTTGCTGGGCATAGATGGAACCAAGCAGAAATCGGGCGTCAGCATAAGCGTCGGTTTCGGCGTACTGCTCGATCTTGAGAAACGACTGCAGCGCCGCCACGGCATCGTCGCCGCGACTACGGCTGGAGTAGGCCCGGGCCAGCCGGAAATGGG is a window of Bremerella sp. TYQ1 DNA encoding:
- a CDS encoding LptF/LptG family permease; this encodes MLLIDRYLLFQFLKSFLIFFVSFTGLFIVIDSFNNLDEFLKYGDQTGSTFGVLWDYYSPRVFTFFGMTSGILTLISAMFTVTWIQRHNEMTALMAAGISQARIVRPVIIAVIVIAVLGVLNRELLIPKYMDRLTRNAQDWMGDSKKTFQPKFDNRTGVLLNGASTVAADSRIEGPNFRLDKSYEGIGNQINGENAFYQAATDQHPSGFLIDNVTKPESTAGLSSIDFEGTPYVLMPDDHDWLKPNQCFLVTELTFEQLTASSQWRDYASTYSLVSTLSNRSLDVGADVRVEIHSRIVQPFLDITLLFLGLPIVLRKENRNIFIAIGYCLLLVMCFYAVTLACKAMGGITWIRPTSLAAFLPLIIFVPIATAMSAPLRD
- a CDS encoding tetratricopeptide repeat protein codes for the protein MLPPLRLLIWTFAFAILFSPFATAAEGDIEDVTSVENTLYVLAPTAIRDALQDRKYDEAIELIDAQLAKDGGDKEQLLYLKGRALHFSGKYEEAVKTFEQQLKRFPDSKWSRKANFAIGLAYARSGNYRLAEEAYREQARYLLSLDRKEEVAEIYLSLATVAFECGEETKDHKEYTKALQFYQKALEVGPKPKTKDKTNLQIARSHKHLGRQGDAINVYAALVADSTDRPTQLIARYELGDLYLQSGQHVAARKAWEDLLALHDGEASPLMAKAAFRMAETYQFPSPPSEQDLELGVAAIESYLVKYPEHESVPEAHFRLARAYSSRSRGDDAVAALQSFLKIEQYAETDAYADARFLLGSIYAQQNKFDEAIAAWSDYLSKHPTHSKWSEAQQRIINTQYQKAEYAYSEKNYDEARKLWQEFLVKYPIDSRSQQIQFRIGESLHQEEKWQEAIASWQQLASKFPGSHIAAQAKYHIALTTEQKLDQLADAMELYKELANTPFASQAHQRITQLSGEQLEVATLRKFRSNQKPSIQLKTRNLESVQVQIYPIDLETYFRKMQTTGGIESLDIALIDPAESFTFEVPKYEKYRLETHSVEIPIPALHGEDEKLAEAGVVAVTVTGEKKEATTIVLQSDLDMIVKSSRDEVFVYAQNMKTGKPWADVRLLMSNGSEVFAEAATGEDGVYRAQRDELHGSGDIRVLGVVDGHSAANVVSLSGLQMARGLQRRGYLYTDRPAYRPGQLVHVRGIIRHVKDDRYVTPAGQTYQLEVLDPRGRSLLYREVKLSDFGSAGGHLLLPAEAAVGSYQVLMRSASNKSETYQGNFTVAEFQLPRIFLEIETEEDVYYRGEVVKGTITAKYYHGDPVIKRNLQYFLDGKQIDAQTNNQGQVEFELPTRDLRDSKAIKIHARMPSENASTGKSVFISAVGFSMTASVVRDTYIHGESFDVTAMVKDLEGEPLETDLTLSVMRLSNDEPGQAQEVLVSKHELKSNENGEARQTLALEKGGQYILRFTGVDRFKHDVSAQTTVKISDENDRIRLHILADSHSLKSGQKASIDVHWRGKPTLALVTFEGSKILDYRLVELKDGKNALKFDVDTFLAPNFQLAISAMTDVPQKDIVDGKEEPLRFHTAESVFQVERDLRIELTLPENARPGDTVNAQLKTTDALGNPLPAEVSLALVEKSLLDQFPPHWTKPSDFWQGNPRVFAMRASSSIDFHYQPSTEQIDEQLLAEAERIEAAEEIRLELNDFSREQMRAFDNAADADPFGGNQAGNSSDPFGGNQSGSGGSDPFAPTPSAQYAQGDDSYGRPAGMGGFGGGGGGGFGGGGGGFGGSGGAFGRSPGNQPNASASRPQSQLAAPQMVDGLRAEKPSQLAGQRFSYDFDQSKKRDLMWGGKDTQWEDLSTLSERNWYFDSKGNANLGIQVLDANGGYSNRAIEVKDAAIAQNKSLLALVNEAEKNGDLLLPGLPPQETAFWVPSLVTNQNGIASVDITLPPNSTTWKMLGKGITVETLAGETEAELTVTKSLFADIKLPMALQSGDKIQVPVRVFKTDGKPGEVKLALEIEVGDKKVTQNKTLTFDDGSEQDILIPLEIDPESVKNTKQSVAEFRLEVQAGDMVDVQRRSVPVRQRTYRVVRSSSGQASSDMTAVVNYPEGMPWENPSLQVVIGPNVRADLLSVLDPPAMPLYRCGTIAATPIDTLTSDILTGLALEGLLKQSPDQGGPSLETVKSKVDSAIASLIVMQNDDGGFSWSGAQKGTNRYSTARALWALAAARKAGHRVDDDLIQKSVYALKNEIPKLPVGDYDSKATLLHALTVAGSGDFSLANQLHRNRQSLTASGCAYLALVFAEMSRDDTARELADLAKTKIGQAGVSGWNSSTVEAQALYALCVLATQPKSPEMTKVATQVLKARQGHRWHPDKATGPAMMAVCGWTAGKAMAADEYKLTILVNDQEVKTLNIDAKSITQTVEIPADLLKREKQETVRFQLTGRGDFTYRCELAADVPLDKLKSNTSRWYVRRYYDPAPLRFDGEEIPRGFGVVSGSYQSFRNELTQLPGGDRGTVRVNIYRSNVRNDEEEQQMEYLVVTEPIPAGTTVDPSSISGSFERYEIHPGYLLFYLGPSRSSRYLTYELVGIQPGDYYTAPTLAQDIYQPESLAVGAAKSLNVLPTGQASGDEYRLTPQELYELGRRKFDKGDIAEAESHLTELFSNWSLDNGPFRETTKMLFDIHLQADHAAEAIKFFELLIEKFPDEKIPFAKLLKVGDAYNELGEYERSYLVFRATVEANFMVESQVAGFLVDQGEAIRSIQVMEDLLKNSPQEPYAAIAEYALATDVYGNAAQAAASREGKNLKLTKVHFLKKSLQMLEQFLTTHPEDPSADEAAFTLASGMTELEQYEQTIKLSEKYTRRYPKSDHLSSFWYLTAFCHFALSQPEEALKMSDKVAESVDASQRNTNSVAAQNRWRAIYIMGQIYHSLNQAAKAIDNYSQVKDRFVDAAQAIDYFTREAISVEEVTSFLPEEDVKLKLDYRNVKACEVKVYRIDLMKFGLLQRNLQKITTINLAGIQPLHETTIELGDGKDYQDKERDIPLPLEEEGAYLIVARADNLHASGLVLISPLRLDVNEDHVSGRVRVTVKNKTKDTYVDDVHVKVIGTSNSDFVSGETDLRGIFIGDGIRGRTTVIAEAKKGEYAFFRGATDLALTPEELNRRKQREPQSRGGMGGGGMNQMDARQELLKGIQSGNGMIQQEQRRNLDRFYRNDVKGGIKNFKF